One Eubacterium sp. AB3007 genomic window, GTGCGTAAAGACATTGTGTATGACAGTCTTCTCAACCCGATAGGAGATGGAGCAATGGGTTTTCTACAGATTCCTAAGATCAACGTCAGACTAGTGATCTATCATGGAACCTCGGAGGGAGTGTTACAGCAGGGGGTCGGTCATGTGCATGGGACGAGTCTGCCAGTAGGTGGCAGAGGGACTCATAGCGTTCTTGCTGCGCACCGAGGGCTTCCGACAGCCAAGCTCTTCACAGATCTGGACAGGATGGAGGCGGGCGATCAGTTTCTGATCAATGTTGTGGGAAAGATCTTGGCTTATCAGGTGGATAGCATTCGGGTAGTGAAACCAGATGAACTCGATGCTGTTCAGAATGACGTGAAGGACGACAGAGTCACACTACTCACCTGTACGCCTTACGGAGTCAACTCCCACCGTCTGCTTGTCAGCGGCCACAGAGTTCCTTACGTAGAAGATGAGCAACCC contains:
- a CDS encoding class C sortase, with the translated sequence MGKKNTVKRKGKSLLISKLIIGLLLLGGVSILLYPFLCNTWNQYKNDRSIDQYETMMETLSEKDRDHMLKEARAYNREHMVTVITDSFGKNQGAAKVRKDIVYDSLLNPIGDGAMGFLQIPKINVRLVIYHGTSEGVLQQGVGHVHGTSLPVGGRGTHSVLAAHRGLPTAKLFTDLDRMEAGDQFLINVVGKILAYQVDSIRVVKPDELDAVQNDVKDDRVTLLTCTPYGVNSHRLLVSGHRVPYVEDEQPYVDMIRYMLIAVVVTIILFVLTLILLRRKRKNV